In one window of Bemisia tabaci chromosome 6, PGI_BMITA_v3 DNA:
- the LOC109036461 gene encoding exonuclease 3'-5' domain-containing protein 2: MSSSSGKKSEEPYILIDENFNPKKACKKLLEFFRVSRKFPVIGLDCEWTQSKAPSLLSEETDEVRSSNPLLSAAKQPNIRNPVAILQLATKDGPTFIIRLRQIIALTDDNLDWQIFLIRIKDLLKSTDVLKVGVAIHLDTSRLLHDYQLHTVNCLDLQHIAAHYKYPKSGLTYLAKRLCDIDLPKFIAWQVDWDGPVLSPEALRYAAADAKSAVLIFEKFLEQSVQETKQNPSPVKNCADFINLWRFKIDVVYRYKGPPSPDKEKAKDGDSNSEGDAAGENADVTGDVTDPLPPIHPAPTKLLLGNPENDSRRRDLKYRTCCTRAKHIFPHPKMTICVLIIILTLLISITIIVCKLNQNCF; the protein is encoded by the exons ATGAGTTCTAGCTCGGGCAAGAAGAGCGAGGAGCCATACATTCTTATCGATGAAAACTTCAACCCAAAAAAAGCGTGCAAAAAGCTCCTGGAGTTTTTCCG GGTGAGCAGGAAATTTCCAGTGATTGGGTTGGATTGTGAGTGGACACAATCAAAAGCACCGAGCCTGTTGAGTGAAGAGACAGATGAAGTGCGAAGTAGTAATCCCTTGCTCAGTGCTGCCAAACAGCCCAACATCAGAAATCCTGTGGCCATTCTGCAACTTGCCACCAAGGATGGCCCGACCTTCATCATCCGACTGCGGCAGATAATTGCCCTCACAGACGATAATCTAGACTGGCAAATTTTCTTAATTCGAATCAAA GATTTACTGAAGTCAACCGACGTTCTAAAAGTAGGCGTGGCGATCCATCTCGACACATCCCGCCTGCTCCACGACTACCAACTGCACACTGTCAACTGTTTGGATCTGCAGCATATTGCAGCTCACTACAAATACCCAAAATCAGGCTTGACTTATCTAGCCAAGAGGCTCTGTGACATAGACCTCCCAAAATTTATTGCTTGGCAAGTCGATTGGGACGGCCCTGTTCTGTCTCCTGAGGCTCTTAGATACGCCGCCGCCGATGCCAAGTCGGCCGTACTTATTTTCGAAAAGTTCCTCGAGCAAAGT GTCCAGGAAACTAAACAGAATCCTAGTCCCGTAAAGAATTGTGCAGATTTTATAAATTTGTGGCGATTTAAAATTGATGTGGTCTACCGTTACAAAGGCCCGCCGAGTCCTGATAAAGAAAA AGCAAAAGATGGAGACAGCAATTCGGAAGGAGATGCAGCAGGAGAGAACGCAGATGTAACAGGAGATGTCACGGATCCTTTACCTCCAATACATCCAGCCCCTACAAAACTGTTATTAGGCAATCCTGAGAATGACAGCAGACGCAGAGACCTGAAGTACAGAACATGCTGTACACGAGCTAAACATATCTTCCCGCATCCTAAAATGACGATCTGTGTGCTAATCATAATTCTGACACTCCTCATATCAATTACTATAATTGTGtgtaaattgaatcaaaattgtttttga